A window of Staphylococcus sp. 17KM0847 contains these coding sequences:
- a CDS encoding YozE family protein: MKDTSFYQFALTVRGRRDDTGALAEMIFQDLDFPKHETQFDVLSEYIETEGNYTLSMSVFDTLYEEYQEWRQF; the protein is encoded by the coding sequence ATGAAAGATACATCATTTTATCAATTTGCACTTACTGTCAGAGGCCGTCGTGATGATACAGGTGCTTTGGCGGAGATGATATTTCAAGATTTGGACTTTCCCAAACACGAAACACAGTTTGATGTACTTTCTGAATATATAGAAACAGAAGGAAACTATACATTGTCAATGTCTGTATTCGACACCCTTTATGAAGAATACCAAGAGTGGCGTCAATTTTAG